The window GACAGACACGGCGTTGATTAACGGCCGAAGTTTATTGCAGTAAAAATTGCAATATATCGGAAGCAGGAACTTGCGCAGACAACAAAACGAAAGGCATTATATGCGCATACATGAAACTGGCTACACAGTAAAGATATCGTATCGATCACCTTCTCTGGAAACTCCCGCCCTATTTTCCGATAGGCATCTAATTTCACTGTTGTGAAGGGATATCGAATGTGTATGTGCGGACTCCTAATACATCTGAGGTTTTACGTAggaaaaccacggtatgattatgaggcacgcgtagtgtagggctccggaaatttcgaccatctggtattgtttaacgcgcactgacatcgcactgtggatgagcctctagcatttcacctccatcgaaatgcgaccgccgcggctgggactgAACTCGCCACCTTCGGttcaccagccgagcaccgtaaccgctaaacCACTGCGGCGAAATACGCAGACTCCTGCTTTCTTTATATTGCGGCTGTATTGCAATAAAGTTAGTTGGTTGTTAGCACCATGTCAGTCATCTTCACTTCGTCCTGCCCAAAGCACTGTTTTGTTCCCTTTCATTACGCACCAACCATCACAGTCAAGCCCACTGCTACACTTAGTTTTTTAGACACTCACGTCCACCCTGATCATCTTCTCGGCGAAGATTGTCTGGAACGAGGGTGCATCCGCGGAGACTTCGCATTTGTAAGTGCCCTCCGAAGCGGCATCCATGCCGCGGATGAACACGCTGCCGTTTACTGAGCGAAGCATCTGCGAGAAAATAGAATACACGAAGAAAGGACGAGGAACGTATGAACTCTGTAGTTGAGAGCAGTGCAATTTGCGCGACGAAATTATTTCCACCTTTCAATGCGATGACGATATAGGCAGACAACACCCACTTTGTAGGTACGCCACTCGCATAAAATGTCGGCTCATCCTGTACACAGATAGCGCTGCACTAATATGTGAAGCTGCCAACCTGGTATGAAAAGTAACTTTCATTGCATTTAAATTATCGCAACACGAAAGCTTCGGTGCACGCAGACTCTACAGAGTGCGCTGGATGTAATTTCATTATGCCCATGTAAAATCGTATACCTGAAGCTCGTAAGAATGCTGTCCTGTTCGTTGCCAATTAGTGGCAACTCAAGTATGCCCGCTTGTTCTTCAGTTTCTCGTTCCATTTACCATAAAACGCAAGATAACCTTAACATACTGAAATTAATTTGTAAGAAGCACAAGCGCTGATTCGTCGCCATAGCTCGCGTTCATTACAAAGCAGTGAAAGTGAATTCATTACGGCGAACTGGAGCTCTCGGCCCCACCTTAAGTCAGATTTGCAAGCTATGGTACAATCACATTACTCCCAAATCTTGCACCAAGTTTGTCGAATAAATACGTCAGGATGATTTGTTAAATATAGGATGTAAATACAGGATGTAAAACTGTTAAATCTTTCAAGGAACATCAATcgtacgcttcttttttttttgggggggggggtggttatAGGTTTGCCCGTAAGGCATACTATTTTGCGTGTTTATGCGTATtagatgtgcgccgttaggccggtgttgtgtattgCTTGCTGAGAAGCCTCCTTCTCGTGTACTTCATTTGTAGTTCTATCATGAGTCAGCTTATTCAAACGTTACATATGCGATTCCAATGATTTTTGTGTTCCCTTGTGTAATCCACATAAAGTCTATGTATTTTtcatatattttccatatgtttTCGTAAGACTCGTATGGAACCATATGGAAATATTGCAATcccatacggaacgtttcagtagtgAAGAAGCTGCTAGCAATACAAACACCTTAGCGCCTTCTCTTCATGGTTCAATGAGTGTACTTGTGCATGTTACTTACCAACGTAGGCTAATACTGCCAGCGATACATTAATACCGGTCTGTCTAGCAACATTCGTTTTACAGTGTATGCGTTGAAGGTATCTGATATATGCATCGCGTTTTATCTAGCTTTGAAGCTTGCGCTTTTTAATATGTCGAACGAATTCATGCTGATATGTTTATTATGTTGTTTACGAAAACACTATGTTGACATCATAAAAAATGATCACAGCAGTACGTGCATCCGGCGAGGTTCGAAACAAGAATGTGTGTCAAGAAAGCACTATTGCCATCAGGCAAGGGCGTAAAACTAAAACATTGTTCCGTGCTCCTACACTATGTCCGATGCAAAGCGAATTATTCCGATGCAAAGTGATTTATTTTTTCGTAGCgatatagacttgcccttaaggcgtAGTTGCGTGTACATGTGTATTAGATGTGTTATGTAAGACCGGTGTTGCGGATGAAGCGAAGCGGTGTCTTATGGAATCTGctataaccaggggcgtagccagaaatttttttcgtggggatTTCAATCACCCGTTATATAtttcttgcgtgtgtttgtatgtgtgcgtgtttatatACATATTTAAAACTGAAAGCTTTCGGGTGGTTTGAACGCCCCCCTCCCCATCCCGTTTCTGGCAACTCTTGTTACTGAGAAGAAGGCAGGCTTTCAGTAATAATTGCGCCACTAGAAAAGTTCAAATGGTACTTACGTCTACTCGAATGCCGTTCACTTCGAAGTACTGGCCGGGTGGCCTATCGGAGGGAACGTATCTGAAGAACTCGATGTCGTCCTTGTACCACTTCACAGAGTACAGAAGGTCCCCCTCGAGGTCATAGGCGCACTTTAGCAACGCTTCCCGGCCCACGCTCACACGCTGAGGCACGTCCAGTGACACGATGCGCAAGCCAAGGATACCTGCAATGTAAGAAGTCCCCTTAGTGTCAAACTTCTGTGTCGTGCAGGAAAGATCAAATGTTACAATTTAAAGCATGTATATTACTGGTACGAATAGATATGGTTAGAAGCTAGCACTCCTTTATGACATTTATAGCCGTGCAGCTAAAACATAACCCATTTCCGGTCTGGCGATAATCGCCACGATTGGAAAGAGTTCAGTTGCAAATTCGTTTCGGTCAAGCATTCCTGCCCCTTTTCCTGGTTCCCAGTGTAGTGTCGCAAAACAAGAAGTTTCAACCGGTTAAACCCCTGTCTGTACATTaccttaataataattgttgagattttacgtcctaaaaccgcgatatgattatgagaggcgccgtagggTAGGGCTCCGGAATTGGCGACCACCCGAGGTCctctaatgtgcacctaaatgtaatcacacgggcctgtagcatttttagcctccaccgaaaatgcagcctcggcggccgtgattcgatccggcgatctgcgggtcagcagtcaagcgccataaccactagaccactgtgacggGTATGTTGTTGCTATTATCCCGGAAAAAAATTATCTCCATAGGCTCTAAGATGTCTCTCTTAAATGTATTGCGTTCGTTTGACGGAATACTTTAAAGGTTATCTGTTTAACTAACTTTAAATAATTATGCAAGCTGAAGTCAAAAACATTCGTATTTGCTCAAGAGGACAGTGAACAATGATAAATTGGTCTCATTTTCGTAACGCACTCGTTGATGGTATAAAGCTTGGCCTGAGTAAGCTGAAGACCTCTGTGTAATATTAAACTCCGGGCATGGATGTTTgaatttagatttttttttttttcatcgacatCCCATAAGTGAATGTCGCTGGCGCCACTGGACGATAACGAGCCTATATCAGCTAGCACAGGTTTAGTTTGCTTATTAGCATAGAAGGCGGCGGTGTGCCTAACTTTCCCTGATATCTCACATGGCGCCGGCAATATTTAGTCTTACTACCGACCCATCGTTCACTTGCACCTTTCTAATCGTGCCAGCCCTTTCAGTGTCCGATTTATACACGTCCATTACAATGGATGACATTAGCAGCCTTCTTTCTGTTGTAACCGCCTATGGCACAAAATATAGCTTCGTTTATATCGATCGCATAGGAACTGTCAGCAGCTTCCGAATGCTGTGGTCATTAGCGACTGCGAAAGAATGGCACCTACACACGCTCATCATGGTACGTGCATTTTACGGGAGTATACCTTCTTAGATTAGTGCTAAAACCTTGCACGGGACAGATACCTAATACACATTTCTTCACTAGAGGGACATCAGCGTACTAGAATACCTCATCAGGGTGCGTACATGGTGCTCATGGTATTCAATAGTATGATGCATAAAATGGCCAGGTAATAAGCAATAATGGAGAAGGCCATTCAGTCATATTATAGTGAAATTTTCGTCAGCATTCAATGACCTCTTTCTTGTGCGTTATTTTATCTGTAAGTTCGCAAATCTGGAGGATAACAATATTCTGGCACTGAATTTCTGCACTTTTTTGCTACATTTCCGTGAGCCTTTGCACCCAGTGTTTCTTCATTCTATCGGGCCAGAGCATTCTCTAAAGCTCAATGATTATCCTTTTATCCGAAGGAGTAAACCTTTCTGTACCGTTTTATCAGCCTCTGGTGCCCTGGCTAGAAAGAAAGCTGGTTGACGAACAAGAATTTCTGTAACACTCCTCCCTTCTTCTCTTTAACGACGCGGGAATGAACAGTGAAGGTGAGCGGTACTGGCATCAAATAAGCCATGTCGATCTTTAAAGGCATTTCTTAGTGCACAGCCGAGATTGTATTTTTTTAACGAACAGGCCAGTAAACTTACGCATGCGCGTCGCGTAGTTTATCTTCTTATACTTGATGAATGTCTGCACATCGATGAATGTATTGAAGCCCTAACTACTCACCTGGCGATCTCGTCTTACTTACATCAAAACAAACATGCAGAGCGGAATTCGCCGTGTTTTCTATCGTCGACTCACTGACATCTGTTCACTTTTACAATCAAGTATCATTGATCGTTGATCAAAGACCGTGTATTCACCTAGTTTTAAAAGCAGGCAGGGTCGTAACTGTGTCGGTTAAAATACtactaaaaaagaaaacgagagaagCGTTTTAGTAGTTGCGTGAATACTCAAAAGCAATTATGAGAAAAATAATTGCCCGAATACAAAGCCTCACATTTCTCAATGGCAGCGATGTAACTCGACAGCGAAAGGAGATCATTTGAATAGCAGACTGGTATGGCATAGCTGCAGGTAGTAGCCCCAACCACTTCAAATAATGAGGCGCACAGCGACCATCTTCCGGAACAACTGGTCAGAATGTAGGCATAACGGCGTGGCCATCAATTTCACAATATTTGTCATCATTGCAGCTATCATACCGAGGAGCATGTCTAGCGAAATGAAGCACGACTCAAGTCATTTTCATAAATTAAGTTGTTATTGCTCGAAACTTTATTTCCTTAGCGCATTTATATCACAATAATATTACACACGCGGTACCCTATTTTCTGCCATCGAATAGTCGTCGTGTCGCGCTGAGATAATAAAATATCAAACTTCATAATCCCTTCCGTAAGCATTTTcttgtaaagcgtgcttttcTGTAAGGTCGGTTAGTACAAAGGCGAAGCCAATTGCGAGACTAAGAGTGATATGTTATTGgatgtgttatttttttttttgcaccttaTTGCTGCTTTACAATTACACACGTGGAACGCAATTCTGCGCCTCTGAGTTAAGCTTTTGCAGTTGCAACACCATCATTATGTTTTGCCAGAGTGGTTTGTCTAACACCGCTGCATGCGGTTGCTTGTAAAGCGTGCATTTCTGTTAGACAACAAAGTACAAAGGCGAAGCCAGTTAGGACAGACCTGGACGTTGGTTC of the Rhipicephalus sanguineus isolate Rsan-2018 unplaced genomic scaffold, BIME_Rsan_1.4 Seq11626, whole genome shotgun sequence genome contains:
- the LOC119376303 gene encoding uncharacterized protein LOC119376303 is translated as KFDTKGTSYIAGILGLRIVSLDVPQRVSVGREALLKCAYDLEGDLLYSVKWYKDDIEFFRYVPSDRPPGQYFEVNGIRVDMLRSVNGSVFIRGMDAASEGTYKCEVSADAPSFQTIFAEKMIRVD